ATTCTGATCCTCTCCCTGATCTAAATCatcaaaatcatcatcatcattttcatttagtgggggctcatcatcatcatcatcttcttcatcaacctcATTTTGCGCAACAAGGGCAGGAGTACTGGCTGGTACTTCTAATAAATAAGGTGAAAATATGCATCAGAAACATCTGTGGTAAATACAAATATGATGAACCACATGCATAAGTAACATATCCCATATTCTCAAGTTACCAGGAGGTGCTGGTGTGTTCGCAATGTTGTAGTCTTCAGTGAACGTTCCCCCATAATTATATATCTGCAAgcaagtaaaaataaaaacaatgagATTGGTGATTTGGAATGCACAAAAAAAACTATCAAATGAAACACTGTTGCAATTAAATCTCAAATTTCTAAAAGATAAAATACTAGCATGCACAAAATTATTGATGTTGGCATTATACCACCCAATCTTTTTTCCTTGTGTGTGTATTGGGAGTTGGGGAAGGGGGGATTGCTACATATCATGCCACCCAATCAATTAGAGCTTTCAGTCATTAAAAGTAGggctgaaccattgcataaAATTTGTTGAACATGCAACTAGTTCAGGTTCTGTGTTATTGAAGATGTTGCAATATCCTTCTTCACTTATTCAAACCATTTAAAGAATCTCAAGAACTCACCTAAATTCATTAAATCCCTTAAATGTTGCATATTTCCTCAGAATTAGAGCTATAGTCTTTCTGTTATCTACAATGATAAACAGGGATGAGGGAGGGAGGGGAAAACTCATGATTACACTGAATTAAACAGGGGTCTGTGTGCAAACGAGCTTGTAGCTCAATCTGCACCAACCCAAATAAGAATTGGACTTGATTTGGTATCAGAATTTTGATATCCACAACCAAGCCACCTTTCCCCTTCCCTACCAAGTGCTTGAACCTCCAAatgtaacaacaaaatgaaaGGACTCACGCAAATGTAAGTATATAAAATCATTAATTTAGTATAGCTAGTACTTACAAATAGTCTACCACTCTACCAAAAGACACAGCTAAAggtcattttcaattttattcaacaaGAAATAACACAAAAGTATGAATGATAAGATTTGTCCCAAATTTTAAAATCCAAGCATGAGAGTGTGAATACAACTTATGCACCAAAAAGGTGCAACACTGCCTGCCTACCAAAATATTAGGGAATAATGCACATAACTTTTGTGCTTTGGCAAATAGACCCCATTAACTGTTAATTTCGCAATTAACCTCCTTtgatagaaaattaaaaaaagtatcAATAAATAGGAGTTAATTTGTAGTCAAAGAAATgactcatttttttaaaattttggatTATGTGTATAAACATTTTGAGATAAGCAAGCAACATGAGtattgtgttgaaaattttcaatataAGAGAAGTTAGTTTTGAGTTCATATTCATACTGAATTATTGGCTAAGAAAAGAgcaagaaaaacaaagcagctatcaaaacattttcaaatttcaagggATTAGTAATTGCCAAAATTAAAAGACTCGGTGACTATTTACAAAAGATCCAATATGTAAGGGTTTAATACacttttaccaaaaaaaaaatagatgtaGGGGGGAAAACAGGGAAACTAGAAACAAAAAGAATCAGTGAAGAATGTACAAATGCATATCATTAGGCCAGGGTAAAGAACAAAAGGCAAAGTATTTCATCACAAGCTTGTATGGATGCAAGAAGGAGGAAAAATATTCACTACTCACATTTGGGGTAGAAAGCACATCATCATCATAGGGAATTGGTCCATCATGTTGAGGAATCCGAGAAGCTGGCCTCTCCAAATGTGCTGGCATTTTCTCTTTAGAAGTAGGGTGACCTGCACCAATGGAGATGCCCCCTCCATACAGCTGAAAGTTTCATTTTCCACAGTTCAGTAACTGAATAAACATTTCCCTCAACAAATTGTCAGACAAATAAATGCATGTACATTAACTTTTttccaaatattttcaaaacattcaattttaaaactttttccactaatattatttaaagtcTTAAAACGTGATTTACTCTAACCTAATTAGGCTAGCAATTAACTTTCTCTCCAGCTGAAGGATTCTATTTCTTTTGCATTCTCATAATTTAATTGCTTTGTTCCTTTCTGACATCTTACAGTAcagaaaggaaaataaaataaaatgacatGACCATCCATTACTGTAATACTGTTTTAAGAAATAGAAAATCTGGTTTTTAGTCAAAAACAAAATGTGAAGGTTGCTAACCTCCAAATCTTAAGAAAGCGTGGAGGAGTTTAGCAATCCCTACATTCATAGGACCCTAAAGAACTATTTACAATATTGGGCAGATAAAGAAGCCCGTGACCCAGTGTTGTTAATCGCGGATGGCGGAAAGCCAAAAATCCACTATATCAATCCCTCAAAGCGGAAAATAGCATAAAATAGCGGGTAGAGGTGAGCCCTCATAGCGTTATGCTATGGCGCCGCGATATCTactatttgacaacactggtGACTTATACGGTAACATGGCCATCTAAGCAAATATACAGGCTGCAAGTCAGGGAGATAGCGCTTACAGCAGTTGAGAATCACAATCTGACATGTTTTCAAATGAAAGCCATTTTTACAACAGTTGGTCGAATAATTATCTTGCCCACTTTTCAAAAAATGCAATGTATATCAGGTAGAGATGGCCAGACTTGCTTTGATCCACATGTCCCCATCCCCTCCCAACCACACCCACCACTTCCCGAGCTGGGACAACATTAAGACTGTGTGAACCTTAAAGTCAAGCTTTTTCTTTTGACAGAGAACATGCAAATATCTTATATTCCTATATGAAACTCTTCTCTTTTCTGCATTTCATTCTCTATCCGGCCCCTAAaacaaattgataaaaaaagGATAGGCCCATAGATTTGAAGTCAGTATGAAAAGATCAGCCCATAGCATAGCTCTTTACATCCCCGTGCCGTCTCCTTCTGAAGGAAAGGCCTTCCGTCATATACCATGAGCTCATTTACAATAAAAACATAAGGGGTGACaatgatgaaaaatattttatcatGTAAAAAACCACTCCAAACAATATGCAAGCATCATGCTAATATGAATTCAAAAAATATCAACTTGACATTGACAATATGAAGAAAGAACATACTTCAATTTCAAAATTCCGGGATCTGGCATCTCCAGCTCCATCTTGCTGAGGTATATATCCACCAGCATTATATTGAGAAGCAACTTCATCACGTTTTCGCTTCCCTGAGGACATTGTGAAGAAGTCCTGGATGTTTCCCCAAAAATCAATAATATCTAAATGTTACTTTGATAGTGTGTTACCTCTTTTCATGTCAGAGTGGAAATTCAAGATAATTCCAAGGAATGGCATAGATAAACTCTACCATAAGGttcattcaaatttgaaaatagaCAATTTTTCTAATAGACTTCACCTAGTTGCTTACCTGTGTCAGGGGTTGATTGGGATTTCCTCTGTCTGCCTCGTCCCGCCCTTCCACATAAGCTAAAGTAATAGACACAGTCATTACTGCAAAGCCATTTTATTCAAAACTTATGTTTTAAATTCAAATGGGACTCACCAACATTGACATCAAGAGAAGGCCTTGGGTTCATCCATGGAGAAGGAGGTTGCTGCACAAGATTAAATATACAAGATCAATAAACACAGAAACACACATCTAAACAGGAAAATACCGTGACGATCAACTGAGCCAGACAGCTACTTGATACATTAAGAAGAAAATATACCAGCAATCCATTATATTGGAGTCAGTGAGTCACAAAATGATTTACCATGTACAGACCGGGTCTTCCACCTTTAATCTCCACATTGGCTCCAGAATCATTCCCAGAAGATGGGTAATCACTAGGTCCAGTAGGAATGTTATACATAGAGCTATCCACAGTTCCTGGCAAAGGGGTTTGAATAGGTGTTTGTGCCGGGGTCTGTACATTCAAAAGCCCATATCAACAATCCAACATTTCAAATTCATTAAAACAAGTTAAAGCATAGATCattgttgttaatggcggatagcatagcggcaagcccaaaaaacgctatttcAAGCGCTATTGCGGCGCTatagcggtgaatagtggagtagcggtGAACCCCTAGGGCGCTACACTGTAGGCTATTGCGCCGCTATAGTGCTATTAACAAGTCTGGCAGAGATAACTTATAAAAATTGATAATTCAGGACTAAAACTCACAGGGGGGAAAAGCATTTCAGCAGTGGGGGTTTCATACTCCTCAGTATAAGGCACATTAAGATCATGCACCGGCGTAATCGGACCACCTTGCACTGGCTTAACAGTGCCAGACCTTTCTATTGGACCAAGAAACACACCAGCTTGAATCATCTTCGATTCCCAAATCTACACAAATCATCAAAAAAGACAAAAATTCAACACAGCACTGTCACGATTTTCGACAGAAAGGAAAGCGCGTAAATGCACAGATCGAAGCCCTAGATTCTCAAAACGGAGAAGAGTTGATGCAAACCGAGTCATTGATTATATCAATTTCGACATGAATTTCATGATATGATAATAAATTTGGGAAATGAGAGTGGGAAATTACAGATTGAAGCTCCTTGAGGACTTCGTCGCCGGGACCGGCGTTGTTGACGAACTCATCGCGAACCTTGTTGACGACGTCGTCGATGACCTGAACGTAGACCTGGCTGGTGGTGGAAGCCGCCATGACGGTGGGTTGGGAATCGGCGAGTTCAGTGGTTTGATTAGGGTTTGGGGGGAGGATTTTGCAGTGATGATGAGGGGATAGAAAAGGAGAGTGCGAAGATGGGGAAGGGGCGGACCAGAAAACGCAGAATAAAGGATGGAATATAAATAGGTTTGCATCCGATTATATTCACGGGTCTACGTGGCGACATGTGCTTCATCCTTATCtttcatgtttttctttttacatcggaaaatgtctttttaacattttttgcccatttcaaaaaaaaaaaacattttttgccacaatttttttcttcaacatACTTGATGATTGAAATTGACTTGAATACTTATTTTCACTTTTGATTTGATGATGGTTCTACACTTCTACTCTCAATTTTGTTTTGAACTAATGAGTAATAGTTTAGTATCTAAAACTAAAATTAGATATTAGATGATAATGTTCATTATCATGTTTTAACAACCTTAGTTGTAATCGGTGCACGAACTATCACTCAACTTAACAAGTATATCTCccacaaaaatattttttcttaacaaattttcaaaaataaaatgtcaacataatttttttaaaaattgacaaAATTTCCTATGTATTTTCAACAATTCTAAAATACTAGATCTTGTGGGTGAAGACTACAGTGTCATCATTTTTTTGGGTTCCACCGGTGCCCTCATCAAAAAAACTTTTATAAAAAGGGGGACACCCAATACCTCTTTAATTACCACcattgatataatattaaaaaaattgaatggttCAGATTGAGTTAATAAAGTtaccaaaatacccatttcaaaccctaattcttcttcacttaaaaaaaaaaactcttccttCCAACCTCCACAGccaccttcttcctcctccacccAAGCCTGGTCCTTTTCCACCGACGACGCAGCCACCTCCGACGACCATCCACCCCCGCGACCCCACCCCGCACCCCTTTGATCGAGTCCGAAAATCTCACCAAATCCCCACACACATCAAAGTCCCTCCTTCACCGCTGCTGCACCGTGTGAGGCTCTAGTCGAACGCTACTCGCCACCGATCGAAGATCCTCGGCGGCCGTTGCGGTTTCCCTCAAATATTCCTCACCGAATGCTACATTCCTCGCGATCTCCTCTTGCCTTATTTTGTAATATTCAGATCTAGAAACTACAAGATCTATTGATCCAGATCTGTTTCTGGATGGTGTCATTTTCATCTATTTTGCAATTGTCATCTTCTTAGGTACTACCCAGATCTGTTTTTCTTTATGGTTGTGTCATTTTAGAAGGTTTGATAATGTACATGTGATTTGGAAACAGTTTCAGAGCAGCACCTTTTAATGTGATTGCATATCATTCAAGTAATTGTTTATCTCAACATTTGTCAAAatcgttgattttacttttaaatCGCACCATTATGAATCTTGATACTTGAGGTTAATTAAAATCATGTTGCTATGGGGCATCTATTCTGGTATATTATATGGTTTCTTCTCTATGATATTGAAAACTTCAGCAAGTTGTGTGATGATGACTTCCTTAGAATTTGCAGGCCTAAACCTCATTTTCAATGTTGTATGGGTTCTAGTTCTGGGTTTTATTTTTGTCGATTTTAATTTTTCCATAGGTGGCTTTGGTTTCAATCACTCTCCTATTTAGTTATGTTAAATGATATTGTTGAGTTTTATGTTTTGATTCAGAAGAAAGATGAACCCAAACGAAGGGAGAAGGAAAGAAAAACGAAGTTGACAAAATTTGTTGCAGCCAACTACTGGAGGTTGAAAACCGCCACAATACTTAAGGGATAAATTTGTAATCTCACGTCAAAATTTTGGTGGACACCGGTGTCCCCATTTTTATGGGTGATACCATAGCCTTCACGGATCTTGTGTCAGGAGAGATTtattagtctttttttttttgaaaggatttATTATAGTCAACATTCCAAACAAAATTATAAATTCCAAATTCAGCACTCATGAGCAAATTTTTATAATGAAATATAGATCAATAAATCATAGTAAATCCAACCTAAGATTCTATTCATCTTCTCAGCAGCTTAACTCCATCTTTCCCACATGACAACATTCTATGGAGCACTTCCTTGAGCAATTCCTTAAGCACTTCCTTTAACATCTTACAAACAGGCACTGAATTTTCATATCCCAATCAATCCTTGAATTTCTTATATTATCAATTTACCATAGATAAAATTACCAACTTGGACATCAAATGGATAGGAAAAGATATTTATATTGAAAGGATTGATAAAAAGTAGTGAAAGACAAACAAAGAGCAAACCGTCATTTTAATTCTTGAAATATATGAGGTCGAGTATTATAGTGACAACATAAAATTTGTCATCAACTTAAGTTGACACAACTGATTACATGTTTTGGATTTAACTCTCAACTTCCATGGGTCAAGGGTTGAAATCCACTCGTGTCCAGTACAATCTCAATTGGTGAACAACTTTTTTTCAAGAGATTCTCTAGCACTCATACCTACTAGTGAGTTCCTGCTAGTATCCCTAAAATGCTAGTAGCACCCTTCCCAATCATATGGAGATGTTTTCCCACTGCCCTGCCATTTTTGTGTAAATAATATGAAATCTGTTGTTTTCATGacttaaaaattaaaagcaTTTAGTATAGTccatcaaaattaaaattcgaGTTGTTTAACTATTgaaagatggaaaaaaaaaatgcctaATCTTAATCCATACAATAATTAGACAAGTAATATGTGAATCAGATTGTAGGGATTTTATGAACTTGCTAAACAGTGTTAGAAGATCCAATCTGCTTGCTAATGCCCAAAAGGCGGCCGAGGTGTTTGATCTGGTCCGTCGTTGTATATTATAAAGTTTGATAATACTAAATTTAATAGTATTAGACCTGATATGATAGTGCATgataaaaaatgaataatataCATTATTTGATATTGCACTATATGTAATTTACCATATTGTCTAAATTGATACAATCATATATTTAATGGAGGATAGTAGTGTGGAAAGTGGTGGCGGTGATGATGATAGTGGTGGGTGGTAATAGTATAGAaggtggtagtggtggcggtTGAGGTGGTAGTTttagtggtagtggtggtggtggtggtggtggtagagtGGTGGTCGTGGCGATGATGGTGGCGGTTGTGTTGAAGTCAGTGGTGGTGGAGACAATGACAGTTGCAATGACGAAGGTTGGTGATAACGACAATAGTAGTGGTGGCagtgggtggtggcggtgaagtgatggtggtggtagggATATGGTGTGGTGGAGTgtaatgatggtgaaggagagGATGATGCCGAGTTGGATGTGGTGGTGTTAGTGACAATATTGTtgagtggtggtggcagtgacggagggtggtggtggcgatgacgaagggtggtggcagtggtgataATGACAATAGagttggtggtgatggtgatgacgaCAGCGACATAATCGTATTAGGCCGTTATCCATCATTCATATGTTGTATTAAATAATCTATCATTTTATGTAACCAAAAGAAGTAAactataattttaataatagtTGACTGATCGAttaataatccatcattttaataTATCGGAGTTGAACATAATATAATGTTAGCACTAAACAATAGATAAACTCACAATGTATTGTATAAATTCTTATTATCATGTTTAATATGATATATCAACCAAACTCTTGATTATTAATTTTGGATAAGAAATCCATAGGATAATTAAAGGCCAAGACTATTTGTACCATCCCCTTTACTATCCACACCACCCTTTTTTTTAATCCCAAAATTACCCCCAACATAGAAAACATACAAagtaggaaaaaaaaacactctcccaatctcaccttcttcttccttcttcctcttccactctcACCTTCCCCATCTCatttcatcttctaaatcaACACATCACACACCTTAGAGGTATTTGAAGCTCCATATCACTGTAAAAGATAAGTGGATGAGATCAAGAGAAGAATCGAAAGCTCAAAATAGGtgtgattttgggatttttacTGTTTTTCCGCGTAAATATGTGTAGAATATATGAGTTCTGGTTCGTTCCACCATTTAAACTGCTGACGTTTTATTGCTAccgctatcttagtagcggTAGCTTCTGCTATATTGGTAGCGGTAGCTTCCGCTATCTTAATAGCGGTagcttagatttttttttatgaatttaatCATAGCGGTAGCTTCCGTTATCTTAGTAGCAgtaacttccgctatcttaatagcggtaacttccgctatcttagtaggttttttttttgaatttaatcagttttgttttttaaattggGGGTATAATTGTATTTTTACTCAAAAGGGATAGTGTGGATAGTAAAAGCGATGGTACAGATGGTCTTGGCCATAATTAAATTGCTCTACTTTAATATTTCAAGAAATTGCGGAAAGTTTGCAACCTGGTGTTCATGTTTGGGATTATCCTCTCTTATGCTGAGTGATTCAGCTTTTATTCCTTAGCTCTTTTGTAGTTTTTCcaatgcagaaaaaaaaaagtcaagaaACTGCTTTCAATACAAATGACTATTTGCCGAAAGAAAATTCTCAATGGGTAAAGTTGTAATTTAGCCATTGAGAGGGATGATTTTGTCATGGTATGTATCATGTATCATGTATCACTGCTGAATTAGGTCATGCTTCGAGTAGGTTCTGAACCCAACCACAGTTTTTTATCCCACACAGCGTTCAGACCCATTTGATAAACCTATCCATTCTCCACATCGGTTATGCATCTGAGACTGAAACCATCCCAGCTCAACCTTCTTCCCCTCTAGATTCTCGATTGCCATCTCATCCTCCTTCTCTTCCTCCCGTTCGGAAACCATCAGCATCCCAAGATGTCGGGCGGTTTCTTCCGAGTAAGCATAGCGCCACCCCTAAATCTTCCATCACTGTTTTCGTTTCTTCTATGATTCACTGCTAATTTATCGAAACATTTCTCAGATCTTCTCTGTACTCATATTCAGATTGCGTTTGATTTAATTAACAGAATGTTTATTcatgatttatatttgaaattcatGCAGTTTTCGTTTACCACACAATAAATTGAATTCAAATTTTGGTTAATTGCACTGTTGTAGCTCTGTGAAGTATATAAACACTGAATTTTTGTGAATAGGGCACATCTGCGGATCAAGACACTAGGTTTTCGAACAAGCAAGCCAAGCTGATGAAATCGCAGAAGTTTGCGCCCGAATTGGAGCATCTGGTTTGTTGTTTCCTTGATTTTGAGTTAGATATTTTGTTTAgggaatttgtttttttaactgCCTTTAGTTTTGGAACAGCAAGGATTTGGATGCATATGAACTTGATAAAATTTGTTTGAAAATTTGGTTTGTAGGTGGACATGACAAAGGTGAATATGGAAGTGATGAAGCCTTGGATCACTAGAAGGGTGACTGAGCTTCTTGGGTTTGAAGATGAGGTGCTCATTAACTTCATACACGGTCTTCTCGATGCTAAGGTAATTAACTCTAGCAATTTGTTCTGGTTATATGGTAATGTTGGAGATTAAAAGGCGCTTCCGAGTCCCAACATTCTTTTTGCTTTGTAGTGAATCTTAACATCAttgtgtttctttttattttaaaatgtatgttttgaattttgtaTTGCATTTATTTAGCTaacatttgttttcttttagggTGTGATTGTGCAGTCTTACTCCTCTTTAAAATGAACTATTATTAATGTACATGTACTTTTTTGCTATCTTGGCTGCTTTATCACCTACTTCTTGATAACTTTACGTGGTGAGATCCCTAACGACCAGAGGTGTAGCAATAGTAGCGCTTATAGAGACTTGGGCATTCCTCATCTCATGGGCTAGGTTtttgggtagagttaggcctagtCCTAATTCAATACTGTGCttattttttatggttttgGTCACATTTTATTCCTTATGATGCAGGAAGTGAATGGGAAGGAAATTCAAATACAAATTACTGGATTTATGGAAAAGAACACTGTAAAGTTCATGAAAGAGCTTTGGACGCTTCTTCTCAGTGCACAGAAAAATGCCAGCGGTGTTCCTCAGCAGTTCTTGGATGCTAAAGAGGAAGAACTCCAGAAGAAGAAGGTGCTCTAGAGTCTTGATATGCCAGTCATTTGGTCTCAAAATACCTTTCATACTTAACTTTTTGCGGAATTCTGATAATAATTGCTTCCTGTGTGTGGTTTAGGCTGAAAATGAAAGGATAGCAAGTGAAATTcagaggaaaaaagaaaaggaagggAGAGAGATGATGGAAGAGAGACTGAAGAAACTGGTAATTCTACTTGTTCCATGTTGGAGTTACATTTTATAGAGCTGAGATTTGGTTTTAACTTCCATTCGTGTTTTCATGGCGTTCAGCTAGCTTCTGCAATTATTTGGGTTCATGTCCTTTACCTCAAACTACTGTAGGACGGAGGACTTGATGCTAAGGATAATAATACTGCTTCAGATCCAACCTTGAAGCACAGGGATTCAGGGCGCTACGTCCAGGATGGGAAGGAAGCTGACAAAAGGAATGGTGTTAGAGCAAGAAACAGGTTAGATTGgcaattccttttttttatcatttaagtTATGGTGTTTTTTCCtttcttaattttctttttggttacgcAGTGGGCCAAACTTCGAACTATaatctaaaatttattttttcagtttcttaAAATGGTTGGGCTTGTGTTAAGTTGTTATGAAGTGACACATAGTGGTAGTTGCTAGGCAGTAGGCATCACTCTAGCAGATGAGCTAGAATCCTATCagtaatattaaaatataagcTGCAACTCACTTTGCCCATTACAGGCCTTTTATTGGAATAATATAAACTTGATTGGCAGGTTAACAAAGGTGTAGAACTTCCCCAAGTCCCAACTCATTTATATCCTTATAGTGCTCTTAAGTTTCCCCGACAACCATAAAATTGCCTAGTATcacaattaattaaaatcatCATGAAATCTACACGAGTTTTGTAGAACTTCTTGCATTGTGAAGTCATTTGAATTCATTGTTATTTCCTGATATTGGATATTTGAACATTGTATTATATGTGAAGGAATTACCTCTGTTAACTTTCTCAAGTTATACCATAAACATTTATTTTAACTTTCCTCttagtttaaattattattttaattctgTGTAGTTTGGGTGGACATAATCTTTTTGAGCTCGGCTTCTGCACCTTGAAACTTCTGAATTGAGTTCTTGAGTACTAATTAGCTTTTACTCTATTGCAGGGTTTCTAGGTCCCCTCATTCACCTGCGGTTTCCACTTCACCTCATCGGTAACACCATTGAATTCAACACTTCTTAACACATCTTCCATTTTCTATATTGGACTTAAATGATATAAATACATTTGATGTCGTTGT
This portion of the Lotus japonicus ecotype B-129 chromosome 3, LjGifu_v1.2 genome encodes:
- the LOC130747279 gene encoding transcription initiation factor IIA large subunit-like, producing MAASTTSQVYVQVIDDVVNKVRDEFVNNAGPGDEVLKELQSIWESKMIQAGVFLGPIERSGTVKPVQGGPITPVHDLNVPYTEEYETPTAEMLFPPTPAQTPIQTPLPGTVDSSMYNIPTGPSDYPSSGNDSGANVEIKGGRPGLYMQPPSPWMNPRPSLDVNVAYVEGRDEADRGNPNQPLTQDFFTMSSGKRKRDEVASQYNAGGYIPQQDGAGDARSRNFEIELYGGGISIGAGHPTSKEKMPAHLERPASRIPQHDGPIPYDDDVLSTPNIYNYGGTFTEDYNIANTPAPPEVPASTPALVAQNEVDEEDDDDDEPPLNENDDDDFDDLDQGEDQNTQHLVLAQFDKVTRTKSRWKCTLKDGIMHINNKDILFNKANGEFDF